A single window of Granulibacter bethesdensis DNA harbors:
- the def gene encoding peptide deformylase, which translates to MSILKIARMGHPVLLRRADPVPDPTAPEIKRLALDMIETMIDAPGVGLAAPQVYQPLRMFVFRVPVSRGGEEVPPTVLINPELELVGDDIQMCWEGCLSIPGFRGEVPRAMRVRYRGIGLDGAVIEREASGFHANVIQHEYDHLDGILYPMRMNDLGRLGFEEEIARAQAALAAEQKDDAE; encoded by the coding sequence TCGATTCTGAAGATCGCACGTATGGGGCATCCCGTGCTGCTGCGTCGTGCTGATCCTGTGCCCGATCCAACCGCGCCGGAGATAAAACGCCTGGCTCTGGATATGATTGAAACCATGATCGATGCCCCGGGTGTGGGGCTGGCGGCACCACAGGTTTATCAACCCCTTCGTATGTTCGTATTTCGTGTGCCTGTCTCCCGCGGTGGCGAGGAAGTCCCTCCCACCGTGCTGATCAACCCTGAGCTTGAACTGGTGGGGGATGATATCCAGATGTGCTGGGAGGGATGCCTCTCCATTCCCGGCTTCCGCGGGGAGGTGCCACGTGCCATGCGCGTCCGTTACCGTGGTATCGGACTCGACGGGGCTGTCATTGAGCGTGAAGCCAGCGGCTTTCACGCGAATGTCATTCAGCATGAATACGACCATCTGGACGGTATCCTGTATCCTATGCGGATGAACGATCTCGGGAGGCTGGGCTTTGAGGAGGAAATTGCCCGCGCACAGGCGGCCCTGGCAGCGGAACAGAAGGATGATGCAGAATGA
- the aceA gene encoding isocitrate lyase, whose product MASICFAPDGAGSVPFDMEERFAGVKRDYTQADVEKLAGSFRVKHTIAEMGAKRLWTLLRNEPFVNTLGALSGNQAVQQVKAGLKAIYLSGWQVAADANLAGEMYPDQSLYPANSVPAVVRRINNALRRSDQIAHMEGAKAGRDGDIHWMAPIVADAEAGFGGALNSYELMKAMIDAGAAGVHFEDQLASEKKCGHLGGKVLVPISQHIRTLNAARLAADVEGVPTVLLCRTDSHAAQLLTTNVDERDHPFISGERTPEGFYRIKEGVGVDYAIARSLAYAPYADLLWWETSEPNLEEAEQFANAIAKQFPGKMLAYNCSPSFNWKKKLPPEKIAEFQRAIGSMGYKFQFVTLAGFHTLNYSMFQLARGYKDRGMAAYSELQQAEFEAEADGYTATRHQREVGVSYFDAISMAVSQGQSSTTAFAGSTEEEQFH is encoded by the coding sequence ATGGCCTCCATCTGTTTCGCGCCGGACGGCGCCGGCAGCGTTCCCTTCGATATGGAAGAACGCTTCGCTGGCGTTAAGCGCGACTATACCCAGGCCGATGTGGAGAAGCTGGCTGGCAGCTTCCGCGTCAAGCACACCATTGCCGAAATGGGCGCGAAGCGTCTGTGGACGCTGCTGCGTAATGAGCCGTTCGTGAACACGCTGGGCGCCCTGAGCGGCAACCAGGCGGTTCAGCAGGTCAAGGCCGGCCTGAAGGCCATCTACCTGTCCGGATGGCAGGTTGCCGCCGATGCCAACCTGGCCGGTGAAATGTATCCCGACCAGTCCCTGTATCCCGCGAACTCGGTTCCGGCCGTTGTCCGCCGCATCAATAACGCGCTGCGTCGCTCCGACCAGATCGCCCACATGGAAGGCGCCAAGGCCGGCCGTGATGGCGACATTCACTGGATGGCCCCGATCGTGGCCGATGCCGAAGCCGGCTTCGGTGGCGCGCTGAACTCCTACGAGCTGATGAAGGCCATGATCGATGCGGGCGCCGCCGGCGTTCACTTCGAAGACCAGCTCGCTTCCGAAAAGAAGTGCGGCCACCTGGGTGGCAAGGTTCTGGTGCCGATCAGCCAGCACATCCGCACCCTGAACGCAGCCCGTCTGGCCGCCGATGTCGAAGGCGTGCCGACCGTTCTGCTGTGCCGCACCGACAGCCATGCCGCCCAGTTGCTGACCACCAATGTCGATGAGCGCGACCATCCGTTCATCAGCGGTGAGCGCACCCCGGAAGGCTTCTATCGCATCAAGGAAGGCGTGGGCGTCGATTACGCGATCGCTCGCTCTCTGGCTTATGCGCCGTATGCCGACCTGCTGTGGTGGGAAACCAGCGAGCCGAACCTGGAAGAAGCCGAGCAGTTCGCCAACGCGATCGCCAAGCAGTTCCCGGGCAAGATGCTGGCCTACAACTGCTCCCCCAGCTTCAACTGGAAGAAGAAGCTCCCGCCGGAGAAGATCGCCGAATTCCAGCGCGCGATCGGTTCGATGGGCTACAAGTTCCAGTTCGTCACGCTGGCGGGCTTCCATACCCTGAACTACTCCATGTTCCAGCTGGCCCGTGGCTACAAGGACCGTGGCATGGCAGCGTATTCCGAACTGCAGCAGGCCGAGTTCGAGGCAGAAGCCGACGGTTACACCGCCACCCGCCATCAGCGCGAAGTGGGCGTGTCTTACTTCGACGCGATCTCCATGGCGGTGTCTCAGGGTCAGTCTTCCACCACTGCCTTCGCCGGCAGCACGGAAGAAGAGCAGTTCCACTAA
- a CDS encoding phosphopantetheine-binding protein: MTDHTQAVPDTGPGQSRFEQEMASLIVETLHLETSPQDIAPEARLFGEGLGLDSIDALELSLAISRAYGVNLKSDDAENPAIFASLRALAAHVSAHRA; the protein is encoded by the coding sequence ATGACTGATCATACTCAAGCTGTGCCTGATACAGGGCCTGGGCAAAGCCGGTTCGAGCAGGAAATGGCGTCCCTTATCGTCGAAACCCTGCACCTGGAAACCAGCCCGCAGGATATCGCGCCGGAGGCGCGGCTGTTCGGAGAAGGGCTGGGTCTCGACAGTATCGATGCGCTGGAGCTGTCACTCGCCATCAGCCGCGCCTACGGCGTCAATCTGAAATCCGACGATGCGGAAAATCCGGCTATTTTTGCCTCCCTGCGGGCGCTGGCGGCTCACGTTTCAGCTCATCGCGCCTGA
- a CDS encoding COQ9 family protein, with the protein MIAPLDSLVADPEQDRVIAALLPHVPVLGWTEAALRRALSDLSLPSEDAPLFWHGGAAGLIEAWSDWLDRAMTAEVGEQACGITKLSARVRLAIVARLSLMGPHREAARRAAAALALPGRARIAARCLAQTVDAIWYAAGDRSADISWYTKRIILTGIWSGTLLVWLRERYDHDEAALAFLDRRLAGVAQFGRLKARITEGLAGGPSAFHSQPGA; encoded by the coding sequence ATGATTGCCCCGCTGGACTCTCTGGTAGCCGATCCTGAACAGGATAGGGTTATTGCGGCGCTGCTGCCCCATGTTCCTGTTCTGGGGTGGACCGAGGCCGCTTTGCGCAGAGCCTTGAGCGATCTGTCCCTGCCTTCCGAAGATGCGCCTTTATTCTGGCATGGTGGGGCTGCTGGCCTGATCGAGGCATGGTCCGACTGGTTGGATCGGGCCATGACGGCAGAGGTCGGCGAGCAGGCGTGCGGTATCACGAAACTGAGCGCCCGTGTCCGTCTGGCCATTGTGGCCAGGCTTTCTCTGATGGGGCCGCACCGTGAGGCCGCACGCAGGGCCGCTGCGGCATTGGCTTTGCCGGGCCGAGCCCGTATTGCGGCGCGCTGTCTGGCGCAAACGGTGGATGCAATCTGGTATGCTGCAGGAGATCGTTCTGCGGATATCAGTTGGTACACAAAACGCATTATTTTGACCGGAATATGGAGTGGAACATTGCTGGTCTGGTTGCGGGAGCGATATGATCATGATGAAGCCGCGCTGGCTTTTCTGGATCGCAGGCTTGCCGGTGTCGCACAGTTCGGACGCCTGAAGGCACGGATCACGGAAGGACTGGCAGGCGGCCCGTCAGCCTTTCATTCCCAGCCAGGCGCATAA
- a CDS encoding transglutaminase family protein gives MPRVLITHITTYRYHQPVSLGRHRLMMRPRDSHDLRMNDATLTFYPPPVETRWAHDVFGNSVCYVQPDPAESDRFEITSRLDLDHFPSNEDLPIDPVARTYPFGYAAEELPDIARLQERHHPDPDHRLELWARKFVRKGRATGTMRLLMDMTRAIQRDFTYEARDTQGTQAPLKTLDLGRGACRDFALLMMEAVRSLGFAARFVSGYLYDPDIKGPAMVGGATTHAWCAVYLPGAGWVEFDPTNGLIAGRNLIRICVARTPSQAVPIAGSYMGRSGDFATLSVDVQIKTETA, from the coding sequence ATGCCCCGCGTCCTGATCACCCATATCACTACGTATCGCTATCATCAGCCGGTTTCGCTGGGAAGGCACCGGCTGATGATGCGTCCGCGTGACAGTCATGATCTGCGTATGAACGATGCGACCCTGACATTCTATCCGCCCCCCGTGGAGACACGCTGGGCCCATGATGTTTTTGGAAATTCAGTCTGCTATGTGCAGCCTGACCCGGCAGAGTCCGATCGGTTTGAAATCACATCACGGCTTGATCTGGATCATTTCCCCAGCAATGAAGATCTGCCGATTGATCCGGTGGCGCGCACATACCCGTTCGGTTACGCGGCCGAGGAATTACCGGATATCGCGCGTCTACAGGAGCGGCATCATCCCGATCCGGATCACAGGCTGGAACTGTGGGCGCGCAAATTCGTCCGCAAGGGTCGTGCTACCGGGACGATGCGACTGCTGATGGATATGACGCGCGCGATTCAGCGAGACTTTACTTACGAAGCGCGCGATACACAGGGCACCCAGGCTCCGCTCAAGACGCTTGATCTTGGCAGAGGGGCATGCCGTGATTTCGCCCTGCTGATGATGGAAGCTGTGCGATCGCTGGGTTTCGCGGCCCGTTTCGTCAGCGGGTATCTGTACGACCCGGACATAAAAGGTCCCGCCATGGTTGGAGGCGCTACCACCCATGCCTGGTGCGCCGTCTATCTGCCGGGCGCGGGGTGGGTGGAGTTCGATCCAACCAACGGGCTGATCGCCGGGCGTAACCTGATCCGTATCTGCGTGGCCCGCACCCCCTCCCAGGCAGTACCGATTGCCGGGAGCTATATGGGACGTTCCGGTGATTTCGCCACATTGTCAGTTGATGTGCAGATCAAGACGGAAACGGCTTGA
- the egtB gene encoding ergothioneine biosynthesis protein EgtB codes for MSGSEPPLTRRFRQVRSETERLSSHLDDEDQCIQSMPDASPVKWHRAHTSWFFETFILKPYDPDYEDRFPAFNLLFNSYYEAVGARHPRPQRGVLSRPSCITIREYRHVIDMAMLRLLGQEELSRELADLVELGLQHEQQHQELMVTDMLHAFAQSPLYPAVLPGWEDRPAPPPRPGTSTDGFITLGGGLRPIGHSQPGFSFDNETPAHDVFVQPYQLATDLVTNGDWKAFIAAGGYRNSTFWMMEGYEIARHWQAPLYWVEQNGRWMQMGPGGLLPLENTAPVRHISWYEADAYARWAGARLPTEQEWEIAASDQRLNDMHGRVWQWTASAYRPYPRFQPPTGAIGEYNGKFMINQMVLRGSSIATPASHARNTYRNFFHPDRRWQFSGLRLARDIEQAIPPLAPSPSFP; via the coding sequence ATGTCTGGCTCTGAGCCTCCTCTGACACGCCGCTTTCGGCAGGTCCGGTCAGAAACCGAACGGCTGAGCAGCCATCTGGATGACGAGGATCAGTGTATCCAGTCCATGCCTGATGCCAGCCCGGTCAAATGGCACCGCGCGCATACAAGCTGGTTTTTCGAGACCTTCATCCTGAAACCGTACGACCCCGACTACGAAGATCGCTTTCCCGCCTTCAATCTGCTGTTCAATTCCTATTACGAGGCCGTGGGGGCACGCCATCCGCGCCCGCAACGCGGTGTGCTGAGCCGCCCATCCTGTATCACCATCCGCGAATACCGCCATGTCATCGACATGGCGATGCTACGCCTGCTGGGACAGGAGGAACTCTCGAGGGAACTGGCCGATCTGGTGGAGTTGGGCCTGCAACATGAACAGCAGCATCAGGAGCTGATGGTCACAGATATGCTGCATGCTTTTGCACAAAGTCCCCTTTACCCGGCCGTGCTGCCAGGCTGGGAGGACAGGCCAGCGCCACCCCCCAGGCCAGGCACCAGCACAGACGGCTTCATCACGCTTGGCGGCGGCTTGAGGCCCATCGGTCATAGCCAGCCCGGATTTTCCTTCGACAACGAAACCCCCGCCCACGACGTGTTTGTGCAGCCTTATCAACTGGCCACCGATCTGGTCACCAATGGAGACTGGAAAGCTTTTATCGCCGCGGGCGGATACCGCAACAGCACCTTCTGGATGATGGAAGGCTATGAAATCGCCCGACACTGGCAAGCCCCGCTTTACTGGGTCGAGCAGAACGGACGCTGGATGCAGATGGGCCCGGGCGGATTGCTGCCGCTGGAAAACACGGCCCCCGTCCGTCATATCAGCTGGTACGAGGCTGATGCCTATGCACGATGGGCTGGTGCAAGACTGCCGACCGAACAGGAATGGGAAATTGCGGCTTCCGACCAGCGGCTGAATGATATGCACGGTCGGGTATGGCAATGGACCGCCAGCGCTTATCGTCCTTACCCACGCTTTCAGCCGCCGACGGGCGCGATCGGCGAATACAACGGCAAATTCATGATCAACCAGATGGTATTGCGTGGCAGTTCCATCGCCACGCCCGCGTCGCACGCAAGAAACACCTACCGGAATTTCTTCCATCCTGACAGGCGATGGCAGTTCAGCGGTCTAAGGCTGGCCCGCGATATCGAACAGGCGATTCCCCCTCTGGCCCCTTCCCCTTCATTTCCTTGA
- a CDS encoding aromatic ring-hydroxylating dioxygenase subunit alpha, which produces MPDSFERSRPDLFNLRRTGIDPDYWYPLAWSGEIRKGKATGRHFAGDPIVLVRGESGHVYALEDRCAHRQVPLHAGVVEGDCLRCCYHGWTYDMSGRCIDVPYLGKDKLPNGVRAYPCQEKEGLVFIFPGDAARAEMTPLPALPSISDPAYRTRRFGREVACHYSFMHENLIDMNHQFLHRKQMGQIRPRYLGHDTGEDWLEVRYSFARTAGRQPLGERLIFGTREGKAEPNDSLMTIRTDYPYQRLTIDLKSDRVMQLWIVYVPVDKDQKRIRTFGLLSVKKPRAAFLLHVAWPLLGWFTERIFSEDRWIVEQEQAAHDVLGGNMNQEPFPVIRALQDLLARRGRLLSF; this is translated from the coding sequence TTGCCCGATTCTTTTGAGCGATCCCGACCGGACCTGTTCAATCTGCGCCGCACTGGCATTGATCCCGACTACTGGTATCCCCTCGCCTGGTCCGGAGAAATCAGAAAAGGCAAGGCAACAGGCCGCCATTTCGCCGGAGACCCCATTGTTCTGGTGCGTGGGGAATCAGGGCATGTCTACGCGCTGGAAGACCGCTGCGCCCATCGTCAGGTACCGCTGCATGCCGGTGTTGTAGAGGGTGATTGTTTGCGCTGCTGCTATCACGGCTGGACTTACGATATGTCAGGCCGGTGCATCGACGTACCCTATCTGGGCAAGGATAAACTACCCAACGGTGTTCGCGCCTATCCCTGTCAGGAGAAAGAGGGGCTGGTTTTCATCTTTCCGGGCGATGCGGCCCGCGCTGAAATGACCCCGCTTCCCGCGCTGCCATCAATAAGCGACCCAGCCTATCGGACACGGCGTTTCGGGCGGGAGGTGGCCTGCCATTACAGCTTCATGCATGAAAACCTGATTGATATGAACCATCAGTTTTTACACCGGAAACAGATGGGACAGATCAGGCCGCGTTATCTGGGCCATGATACCGGCGAAGACTGGCTGGAAGTGCGATACAGTTTCGCCCGAACGGCGGGGCGGCAACCGCTGGGGGAAAGACTGATTTTCGGAACGCGGGAAGGCAAGGCCGAACCGAATGACAGCCTGATGACAATCCGCACCGATTATCCTTATCAACGCCTGACGATCGACCTGAAATCGGACCGGGTGATGCAGTTGTGGATCGTCTATGTGCCGGTGGACAAGGATCAGAAACGCATTCGGACTTTTGGCCTGTTATCGGTCAAGAAGCCACGTGCAGCCTTTCTGCTGCACGTGGCCTGGCCTTTACTGGGCTGGTTCACCGAGCGCATCTTCAGCGAGGATCGCTGGATCGTCGAACAGGAACAGGCAGCCCATGATGTGCTGGGTGGAAACATGAATCAGGAGCCGTTTCCAGTCATTCGGGCGCTTCAGGATCTGCTCGCCAGACGTGGCAGGCTTCTGTCCTTCTGA
- a CDS encoding short-chain fatty acyl-CoA regulator family protein, with protein MSRPLIGRTVRRLRQERGESQQSLAVRLGISASYLNLIEHDQRGVTASLLIKLAETLRVDLRALSGQQERHLQTGLREVFADPMLANESVSVEEVEQLAAASPNAARAILTLYRSWRVAREDAGGIALPSGRRILLPNEEVRDLFAERQNYFAELEAAAGAICADLRTTPAEANHAIAERLRARHGLTIRVGPSEGVHRRYDPSGSSLFLSEQLPRESRGFHMAFQLALMEIREAVEGVITTSRLSTPEAEGVLRIGLLNYSAAAILMPYEAFRHAALELRHDMDLLAARFCVSFEQACQRLASLQRPEARGVPFFFLRTDAAGNVSKRFSAAGFPFARFGGSCPRWVVHEAFTSPGAIRVQVARLPDGATFLCFARCVRGVAERWGDPPPLHVVAMGCDIAHAPDIIYGDGIDIERAAVGIGLSCRLCDRQDCRSRAFPPLEHRIALDPNTTAESPYRFQEQH; from the coding sequence ATGTCTCGTCCTCTGATCGGGCGCACCGTTCGCCGGTTGCGACAGGAACGTGGAGAGTCTCAGCAATCGCTTGCAGTGAGGCTGGGGATTTCTGCGAGCTATCTGAATTTGATCGAGCATGACCAGCGTGGCGTGACAGCGTCGTTGCTGATCAAACTGGCGGAAACGCTGCGGGTTGATTTGCGTGCTCTGTCCGGCCAGCAGGAGCGACATCTCCAGACTGGATTGCGAGAGGTTTTCGCCGATCCGATGCTGGCGAACGAGAGCGTGTCGGTGGAGGAGGTGGAACAGCTTGCCGCCGCCAGTCCCAACGCAGCCCGGGCAATTCTCACGCTTTATCGGTCCTGGCGTGTCGCACGGGAGGATGCGGGCGGCATCGCACTGCCGTCTGGTCGCCGTATCCTGCTACCGAACGAGGAGGTACGCGATCTGTTTGCCGAGCGGCAGAACTACTTCGCAGAACTGGAGGCAGCCGCCGGAGCGATCTGTGCCGATCTGCGCACTACCCCGGCAGAGGCCAATCATGCCATTGCCGAGCGGCTGCGCGCCCGCCACGGGCTGACCATCCGGGTCGGCCCTTCAGAAGGCGTACACCGGCGTTACGATCCTTCTGGTTCCAGCCTGTTTCTGTCAGAACAACTGCCGCGCGAAAGCCGGGGTTTCCATATGGCCTTCCAGCTAGCCTTGATGGAAATCAGAGAGGCGGTGGAAGGGGTGATCACGACCTCCCGTCTCAGCACGCCGGAGGCCGAGGGAGTGCTGCGAATCGGGCTGCTGAATTATTCCGCGGCCGCGATTCTGATGCCTTATGAAGCGTTCCGGCATGCGGCCCTGGAATTGCGACACGATATGGATTTGTTGGCGGCACGCTTTTGCGTCAGTTTCGAGCAGGCCTGTCAGCGTCTGGCCTCGTTACAGCGGCCGGAAGCACGTGGGGTGCCGTTCTTTTTTCTGCGGACGGATGCGGCGGGGAATGTGTCGAAGCGTTTTTCCGCAGCCGGCTTTCCATTCGCGCGTTTCGGTGGCTCCTGCCCCCGCTGGGTCGTGCATGAGGCGTTCACTTCCCCCGGTGCCATCCGGGTGCAGGTGGCACGGCTGCCGGATGGTGCGACTTTTCTGTGTTTCGCGCGCTGTGTGCGTGGGGTGGCAGAGCGATGGGGAGATCCTCCGCCGCTTCATGTGGTGGCAATGGGCTGCGACATCGCTCATGCACCGGACATTATCTACGGCGATGGCATCGACATCGAACGGGCGGCCGTGGGAATCGGGCTGTCCTGCCGCCTCTGTGACCGACAGGATTGCCGCAGCCGAGCCTTCCCGCCGCTGGAACACCGCATTGCGCTTGACCCCAACACAACGGCAGAAAGCCCGTATCGTTTTCAGGAGCAGCATTAG
- a CDS encoding OsmC family protein translates to MPCLILGEVFSYEPFLLSRIVWTGNRGQGTSGYCDYDHSWDIAVPGKPVIHCSNDSLLGGDTTRMNPEDLLLSALAACHMLWYLHYASESGIVVTSYEDQPVGIAEVVAGGAGQFVSSTLHPRVTVHAQADLAMAEAIHHRIHEVCLIARSMKLPAYCAPEFISG, encoded by the coding sequence GTGCCGTGCCTTATATTGGGCGAGGTGTTTTCTTATGAGCCATTCTTACTCTCCCGGATTGTCTGGACCGGCAATCGCGGGCAGGGTACATCGGGCTATTGCGATTATGATCACAGCTGGGATATTGCCGTACCGGGCAAGCCGGTGATCCATTGCTCCAACGATTCGTTGCTCGGTGGTGACACCACCAGAATGAACCCTGAAGATCTTCTGCTGTCGGCCTTAGCCGCGTGCCATATGCTCTGGTATCTGCATTACGCTTCAGAGTCGGGCATTGTGGTTACGTCCTATGAAGATCAGCCCGTCGGCATTGCCGAGGTGGTGGCGGGAGGAGCCGGCCAGTTTGTGTCATCGACCCTGCACCCTCGTGTCACGGTTCATGCACAGGCCGATCTTGCCATGGCCGAGGCCATTCATCACCGGATTCATGAAGTGTGTTTGATCGCCCGTTCGATGAAATTGCCGGCTTATTGCGCGCCTGAATTTATATCCGGCTAA
- the egtD gene encoding L-histidine N(alpha)-methyltransferase: protein MPSVSHDLVQPSPVQPVPQIMQEVLDGLSRIRKTLPAKLFYDTEGCRLFEAITTLPEYYLTRTERHLLRGIGTDLASHLPDCPALIEFGASSEDKAVLLLETLLEAGKPINTYVAIDVAAEALSALARRLSVSHPALTVQPMVADFTTLESLPVSVANRPQLAFFPGSTIGNLSPAQAVAFMRDVRLLTGPDAFFLVGADLRKDPAILLPAYNDQAGVTAAFNRNILNHINDAIGADLDPDGFTHRAVWNDHESRIEMHLVSRRPQKARIGSRIIHFHQGETIHTENSYKHTVKGFHTLAGQAGWHASATWTDSDHLFSIHLLRKDH from the coding sequence ATGCCGAGTGTCAGTCATGATTTGGTCCAGCCTTCCCCCGTCCAACCGGTTCCCCAGATCATGCAGGAGGTTCTGGATGGTCTGTCCCGCATCAGAAAAACCCTTCCTGCAAAGCTGTTCTATGATACGGAAGGCTGCCGCCTGTTCGAGGCGATCACCACACTGCCGGAATATTATCTGACCCGTACTGAACGCCATTTGCTGCGGGGTATAGGGACCGATCTGGCATCCCATCTCCCGGACTGTCCTGCCCTGATCGAGTTCGGCGCAAGTTCGGAGGACAAGGCTGTCCTGCTGCTGGAAACGCTGCTTGAGGCGGGAAAGCCTATAAATACCTATGTCGCCATTGATGTCGCGGCAGAGGCTCTGTCAGCGCTGGCGCGCAGGCTGTCCGTCTCCCATCCCGCTCTGACCGTGCAGCCGATGGTGGCGGATTTCACAACACTCGAATCGCTGCCAGTTTCCGTCGCCAACCGCCCGCAGCTGGCGTTTTTCCCTGGCTCCACCATCGGCAATCTCTCACCGGCGCAGGCTGTTGCCTTTATGCGGGATGTCCGTCTTCTGACCGGACCGGATGCGTTTTTCCTGGTGGGGGCCGATCTCCGCAAGGATCCTGCCATCCTGCTACCGGCCTATAATGATCAGGCCGGCGTGACTGCCGCGTTCAATCGCAATATTCTCAACCATATCAATGATGCGATCGGCGCCGATCTCGACCCGGACGGGTTTACCCATCGCGCCGTATGGAATGATCATGAAAGCCGGATCGAGATGCATCTGGTCAGCCGCCGCCCGCAAAAGGCCCGGATTGGCTCCAGAATCATTCATTTCCATCAAGGAGAAACTATTCACACAGAAAATAGCTACAAACATACGGTAAAAGGGTTTCATACTCTGGCAGGGCAGGCCGGGTGGCATGCTTCCGCCACCTGGACCGACTCTGATCATCTGTTTTCGATCCACCTCTTGAGGAAGGACCACTGA
- a CDS encoding OPT/YSL family transporter, translated as MPLPDLKQNPERLAYTPAEAVIHAEYTRTVSPPCGEAHPRVSELPTLLVILILSVLGGIVGMQILVRLGVTPNTAIIGAVTAMILGRIPWQPLLGFRSIHRQNLVQSAISAATFGAANALLLPIGIPWALGMPDLVWPMLAGAALAMLLDAWLMYSTFGTAIFPAEAPWPPGVAAAEAIRAGDEGGRKAVTLGAGMAAGATGSWLGLPMSAIGVAFIGNPWALLFFAIGLLTRGYQHAVFALPHLHALLPGRDLAAASAPHAAMLGAGLAALVQVVALLIRNGRRPPSPDTATDTPSLRRMLGLGMAGYLGIALLLALLGGLYTHMPPAMMLGFVIFAAFAAYMHELIVGLAAMHSGWFPAFAAAVVTLLGGMIIGFPPIALALLVGFSAATGPAFGDMGCDLRAGFLLRGEGTDPAFERDGRWQQFLAAMTAFGVAIILVALHGEDYLKAGLLPPVDHVFAGLIQSGLAPGLIGRIWPWLLIGVALQGGGGPHRQLGIMFATGLLINNSAAGWAVLAGLVIRLAVTLRREKGTAGLEVLAGGLIAGDALLSFTSSIVQMSTPHGQQHAEPVNHSGSVRVASIKGA; from the coding sequence GTGCCTCTTCCTGATCTGAAGCAGAACCCTGAACGGCTCGCCTACACCCCGGCTGAGGCGGTTATCCACGCAGAGTACACCCGGACAGTCTCTCCCCCATGCGGCGAAGCGCATCCTCGCGTCAGTGAACTGCCGACGCTGCTGGTCATTCTGATCCTCTCGGTTCTGGGCGGCATTGTCGGAATGCAGATTTTGGTGCGGCTGGGGGTTACCCCCAACACCGCCATCATAGGCGCCGTTACAGCCATGATTCTGGGGCGCATCCCGTGGCAGCCCCTGCTTGGATTCCGCTCCATCCATCGCCAGAATCTGGTGCAGAGCGCCATCTCCGCCGCCACCTTCGGCGCGGCCAATGCGCTTCTCTTACCCATCGGGATTCCATGGGCCCTCGGCATGCCGGACCTTGTCTGGCCGATGCTGGCCGGGGCGGCTCTTGCGATGTTGCTGGATGCCTGGCTGATGTACAGCACCTTCGGAACGGCCATTTTTCCAGCAGAAGCACCGTGGCCGCCCGGTGTCGCCGCCGCAGAAGCCATCAGGGCCGGTGATGAAGGCGGTCGCAAGGCCGTCACCCTCGGAGCCGGAATGGCCGCCGGTGCCACCGGATCATGGCTGGGCCTGCCGATGTCTGCCATAGGCGTCGCTTTTATCGGCAATCCATGGGCGCTGCTTTTCTTTGCTATCGGATTACTGACACGCGGCTATCAGCATGCCGTCTTTGCGCTTCCGCACCTGCATGCCTTGCTGCCGGGCCGTGATCTGGCGGCCGCCAGTGCACCCCATGCCGCCATGCTCGGCGCTGGTCTCGCGGCACTGGTACAGGTTGTCGCGCTGTTGATCCGCAATGGCAGGCGACCGCCTTCACCCGACACCGCGACCGACACCCCTTCTCTGCGGCGCATGCTTGGACTGGGCATGGCTGGCTATCTGGGCATCGCCCTGCTGCTGGCGCTGCTGGGAGGGCTGTATACGCATATGCCGCCTGCCATGATGCTGGGCTTTGTAATCTTCGCCGCTTTCGCCGCCTACATGCATGAACTGATTGTCGGACTGGCCGCCATGCATTCCGGGTGGTTTCCCGCTTTCGCTGCCGCCGTTGTGACCCTGCTGGGGGGCATGATCATCGGCTTTCCGCCGATAGCGCTGGCTCTGCTGGTCGGTTTTTCCGCTGCAACAGGCCCCGCTTTCGGAGATATGGGCTGCGACCTGCGGGCCGGTTTTCTGCTGCGTGGCGAAGGGACTGATCCCGCCTTCGAGCGGGATGGACGCTGGCAACAGTTTCTGGCCGCCATGACAGCATTCGGGGTCGCCATCATACTCGTGGCGCTGCATGGCGAAGACTATCTGAAAGCCGGGTTACTCCCCCCGGTCGATCATGTCTTCGCTGGGCTGATCCAATCAGGCCTTGCCCCCGGCCTGATCGGGCGGATCTGGCCGTGGCTGCTGATCGGTGTTGCTCTTCAAGGCGGTGGTGGACCACACCGCCAGCTTGGTATCATGTTTGCCACGGGACTGCTGATTAACAACAGTGCAGCCGGGTGGGCTGTACTCGCCGGGCTGGTCATCAGGCTGGCCGTGACACTTCGAAGGGAAAAAGGGACTGCCGGCCTGGAAGTCCTTGCAGGCGGCCTGATCGCCGGCGACGCGCTGCTCTCTTTCACCAGTTCGATTGTCCAGATGTCGACCCCGCATGGTCAGCAACATGCGGAGCCGGTCAACCATTCCGGCTCCGTACGCGTTGCTTCCATCAAAGGAGCCTGA